Below is a genomic region from Caulobacter rhizosphaerae.
CCCACTCCCTGACCCCGATCGGCATGTTCCTGTCGGCCCAGGCGGTGGTTAAGGTCGTGATGATCGGCCTGATCCTGGCCTCGGTCTTCTCGTGGGTCCTGCTGATCACCAAGCTGTTCGAGTTCGGCGCCCTGAACAAGCAATCGGACAAGTTCCTGGAAGCCTTCCGCGGCGCTCGCTCGATCGCCGACATCGCCCGTATCGGCTCGTCGGAAGAATTCGAAGGCAACCCGATGGCCGACATGGCCGCCGCGGCGGCCCAAGAAGTCGAACTGTCGCGCCAAGCTGGCCTGGCCGTCGGCGGCGAACATCGTGACTCGACCCTGTCGCGCGCCACCTACGCCATCAACGCGGTGCAGGCCTCGCTGGCCAAGCGCCTGTCGGGCGGCATGGTGTTCCTGGCCTCGGTCGGTTCGGCCGGTCCGTTCATCGGTCTATTCGGCACCGTCTACGGGATCATGACCTCGTTCATCGGCATCGCGAACACCAACACGACCAACCTGGCCGTCGTCGCCCCCGGCATCGCCGAAGCGCTGCTCGCCACCGGCATCGGTCTGTTCGCCGCTATCCCGGCCGTTATCTTCTACAACTACTTCCAGACCCGCATCTCCGGCTACGGCACGCGCTCTGAAGGTTTCGTTGCTGAACTGATGAACGCCATCTCGCGTCAGCTCGACAAAGGGGCGTAAGACCGATGGCCGCCAAACTCTCAGGCGGTGGGGGCGACAGGTTTAACATCGACCAAAACAGCGAGATCAACGTCACGCCCTTCGTGGACGTCATGCTGGTCCTCCTGATCATCTTCATGGTGGCGGCTCCGCTCGCCTCCGTGTCGGTCGAAGTGAACCTGCCGCCGGCGGTCGCGAAACCGTCGCCGAGCCCGCCAAAGCCCGTCTATATCTCGATCAAGGCTTCGGGAAAGGTCTTCATTGGCGACGACCCCACTACGGTCGACGAGATGGGGGCGGACCTCACGAAGAGCATCGGTCGTCGCGATCCGACCAAGGAGCGCATCTACATCCGCGCCGACGAAAAGACGCGCTACGGAGCTTTCATGGAGGTGATGAACACCCTCCAGGACAACGGCTTCTACAGCGTGGCGCTCATCGGCAAGGATCAGAACAGCTAGGGGTGATGCATGGCTGAACAACAAGCGCCTGAGCATCGCCACTACGACCCGCTCACCTCTGATGGCCCGCGACGCAAGAAAGGCGGACTCGGCGCCTTCGGTATCGCGACCATCATCGTCGTCGGCTTGCACGCTGCTTTGTTCGCGTATCTGGCGAAGCAGAAGTTCGAAGCGGTGATGAAGGAGTATCACGACGACGCCGTGGACGTGGAGCTGCCTCCGCCGCCGC
It encodes:
- a CDS encoding biopolymer transporter ExbD, which translates into the protein MAAKLSGGGGDRFNIDQNSEINVTPFVDVMLVLLIIFMVAAPLASVSVEVNLPPAVAKPSPSPPKPVYISIKASGKVFIGDDPTTVDEMGADLTKSIGRRDPTKERIYIRADEKTRYGAFMEVMNTLQDNGFYSVALIGKDQNS
- a CDS encoding MotA/TolQ/ExbB proton channel family protein, encoding MLDIKRKTPLIALVGAMALMVSAPAFAQDAAAPAPATTEAAAPAAAAPAPAAAPAEEPLDAGVAATEKMKSHSLTPIGMFLSAQAVVKVVMIGLILASVFSWVLLITKLFEFGALNKQSDKFLEAFRGARSIADIARIGSSEEFEGNPMADMAAAAAQEVELSRQAGLAVGGEHRDSTLSRATYAINAVQASLAKRLSGGMVFLASVGSAGPFIGLFGTVYGIMTSFIGIANTNTTNLAVVAPGIAEALLATGIGLFAAIPAVIFYNYFQTRISGYGTRSEGFVAELMNAISRQLDKGA